Part of the Pseudodesulfovibrio mercurii genome is shown below.
GCTTTGAAGGACCGCTTTCCGGACGCGGACATCCATTTCTTCGTGCGCGCCGGGGTTGAGTCCGTGTTCGCGGGCCAGCCCGAGATCGCGCAGGTCCGGCCGTTCGCCAAGCGCGGCGCGGAGAAGTCGCTGAACGCGGCGGTGCGGCTGGGCTGGGCGCTCGGCCGCGAAGGGTTCGACCTGTGGATTTCGGCCCACACCAGCCTGCGCTCGGCCCTGGTGGCCGGGGCCACGGGCATCGGGCGGCGCATCGGCTACGACCGGCCGTGGTACAACCGGCTGGCCTACACCGACGCCGTGTCCCGGCGGTTCGATGAACTGGCCGAGATCGAGCGGCTCATGGAGCTGGCCCGTCCGCTGGGCATCACCGGTCCCGCGCCCAAGGCCCGGCTGGTCCTGCCCGAGAAGGCGCGGCTGGCGGCCGATGGGTTCTGGGAGACGTTCGGCTTCGACCGGCCGGTGCTCGGCATCCATCCCGGCTCCACCTGGCCGACCAAGTGCTGGCCCGTGGAGTATTTCAGCGAGATCGTCCGGCGGGCCGTGGACGCGGGCGCGCACGTGCTGGTCTTTGCCGGGCCGGGCGAGGAGGACACGGCCGCACGGGTCATCGCCGGGGCCGGGGCCGATCCCCACCGGGTGACCAACCTGGCCGGGCAGCTGTCGCTGCCGGAACTGGCCGCCTATTTCGGCCGGCTCGACGCCTGCCTGACCAACGACTCCGGGCCCATGCACCTGGCCTGGACCCAGGACGTCCCCCTGGTGGCCCTGTTCGGGCCCACCGTGGAATCCTTGGGATTTTTCCCGCGCGGTGCCCGCTCCACGGTCCTGGAGACCGAGGGGCTGGCCTGCCGTCCCTGTGGCCTGCACGGCCCGAAGAAGTGTCCCGAAGGCCACTTCAAGTGCATGCGCGAACTGACCCCGGACCGGGTCTGGCCGGTGCTCGCGGGCAAGCTCGGGCTGTAGCCCGGGCGGGACCTTCGGCGCGGTGCGGGCGCGGCGTGAAAAAGGCGGCTTCGAGGCCGCCTTTTCGGTTATTTCGCCCGGGTCAGCTTGGTGGGCGGGTTGCCGT
Proteins encoded:
- the waaF gene encoding lipopolysaccharide heptosyltransferase II; the protein is MREYKKIGVWQTAFLGDAVLTLPLLRALKDRFPDADIHFFVRAGVESVFAGQPEIAQVRPFAKRGAEKSLNAAVRLGWALGREGFDLWISAHTSLRSALVAGATGIGRRIGYDRPWYNRLAYTDAVSRRFDELAEIERLMELARPLGITGPAPKARLVLPEKARLAADGFWETFGFDRPVLGIHPGSTWPTKCWPVEYFSEIVRRAVDAGAHVLVFAGPGEEDTAARVIAGAGADPHRVTNLAGQLSLPELAAYFGRLDACLTNDSGPMHLAWTQDVPLVALFGPTVESLGFFPRGARSTVLETEGLACRPCGLHGPKKCPEGHFKCMRELTPDRVWPVLAGKLGL